One Fusarium poae strain DAOMC 252244 chromosome 4, whole genome shotgun sequence DNA window includes the following coding sequences:
- a CDS encoding hypothetical protein (TransMembrane:9 (i45-69o89-113i125-145o165-187i207-228o266-286i369-390o402-419i431-450o)), protein MDDGNLGENIQEETEAYEETISHEKRIENDKAHLSPNRWWFASSAFPMIAGTLGPVASAFSICALVRPWRQHRPPGQVVKTAPFVADPIWLTVINAIQLAMAIISNMFLLLNMTRRVRFTIAQPITIIGWYISAILLISLLATAAGPLYEGFKYPSDELIWSQAFYYGMWAAVLYFVDASLMLVTFYGALTGHYNKDFNLTPSQRTLMLQTIMFLFYLLLGALVFSNIEDWNYLDAVYWADVTLFTVGFGDFRAETNLGRALMMPYALVGVISLGLVVGSIRSLVLERGKRQVDARMEEKKRRRIVRTMTKKGEDEMLEPIREPQGKRSMTPQRTDSNIQHPATEFERRKAEFELMRKIQAQTSSRRRWVAMAISTGTWLLLWLLGAYIFVKCEENYQGWDYFDGFYFCFVSLTTIGYGDVTPASNAGKSFFVFWSLLALPTMTVLISNAGDTVVKLIRDGTLRLGNVTILPGEEDNFSDDLKYIIHRCTFGHAFPGYTGPAQPPQIKKMPSAQDSSGDAAAALVDMEQGPDQNDSRGRSRQSRTEDDNPYSERPDHSRHNSTFTTQVRRSLSRLRDAHEDLPTGTNFHFLLISEIQALTAHLKSQKPHKYSFEEWAWYLKLIGEDESSADTHLKAQPKPKNHHRHHHNKKVDESPEKGTDEKTGSEHVTAWSWVGNRSPLMGSQEETEWILDRLMERLRESLSSEGRKQVTSDARRALGADRRRSSDNASLKKRREEHV, encoded by the exons ATGGACGACGGTAATCTTGGAGAGAATATTCAGGAGGAGACCGAGGCTTACGAAGAGACCATCTCTCACGAAAAACGTATAGAAAATGACAAGGCTCATCTCTCTCCAAA TCGTTGGTGGTTTGCCTCATCGGCATTCCCCATGATTGCTGGCACACTCGGTCCCGTTGCTTCAGCTTTCAGTATATGCGCTCTCGTCCGACCATGGAGACAGCATCGACCTCCAGGCCAAGTCGTCAAGACAGCTCCCTTTGTCGCCGATCCCATCTGGCTCACCGTCATTAATGCTATTCAGCTTGCCATGGCTATCATCTCAAACATGTTTCTCCTATTAAACATGACGCGCCGTGTTCGCTTCACAATAGCGCAGCCCATCACCATAATTGGCTGGTACATTTCTGCCATCCTCCTCATTTCTCTCCTCGCTACAGCTGCTGGTCCTTTGTACGAAGGGTTCAAGTATCCCTCTGATGAACTCATCTGGTCGCAGGCCTTTTACTACGGCATGTGGGCCGCCGTTCTCTACTTTGTTGATGCTTCGCTCATGTTGGTGACTTTTTACGGTGCATTGACTGGTCATTATAACAAGGACTTTAACCTCACGCCCAGCCAGCGAACACTCATGCTGCAGACCATCATGTTTCTGTTCTACTTACTTCTCGGTGCCCTTGTATTCTCCAACATAGAGGACTGGAACTACCTCGATGCTGTTTACTGGGCAGACGTGACATTATTCACAGTCGGTTTCGGTGACTTCAGAGCAGAAACCAACCTCGGACGAGCTCTCATGATGCCGTACGCCTTGGTAGGCGTCATCAGTTTAGGTTTGGTCGTCGGTTCCATCCGAAGTCTTGTTCTCGAGCGAGGTAAACGCCAAGTCGATGCAAGAatggaggaaaagaaacgtAGACGTATAGTCCGGACAATGACCAAGAAAGGCGAAGACGAAATGCTCGAACCTATTCGTGAGCCACAAGGAAAACGTTCCATGACGCCCCAGCGAACAGATTCGAATATTCAACATCCCGCAACCGAGTTTGAGCGTCGAAAAGCAGAATTTGAGCTCATGCGCAAGATTCAAGCTCAGACATCTTCCCGTCGTCGCTGGGTGGCCATGGCAATATCCACAGGAACCTGGCTTCTCCTCTGGCTTCTGGGTGCATACATCTTTGTCAAGTGCGAAGAAAACTACCAGGGCTGGGACTACTTCGATGGCTTTtacttttgttttgtttctctCACCACCATTGGATACGGTGACGTGACTCCTGCTTCTAACGCTGGCAAGTCCTTCTTCGTCTTTTGGTCTTTACTTGCATTGCCTACTATGACTGTTCTCATATCCAATGCCGGAGATACGGTTGTCAAGCTTATACGTGACGGAACCCTACGGCTCGGAAACGTCACTATTCTTCCAGGGGAAGAGGACAATTTCTCAGACGATCTCAAGTATATTATCCACAGGTGTACGTTTGGACATGCGTTCCCTGGCTATACTGGGCCAGCGCAACCTCCACAAATCAAAAAGATGCCTTCGGCTCAAGATTCCAGCGGTGATGCCGCTGCAGCTCTTGTCGACATGGAACAAGGGCCTGATCAAAACGATTCACGAGGGAGGTCTCGACAGTCTAGGACAGAAGATGATAATCCATATAGCGAAAGGCCAGATCATAGTCGACATAACTCGACCTTTACCACTCAGGTCCGACGTTCACTATCTCGTCTACGAGACGCCCACGAGGATCTACCAACCGGAACCAATTTCCACTTCCTCCTCATCTCCGAGATCCAAGCTCTGACCGCACATCTCAAATCGCAAAAACCACATAAATACTCATTTGAAGAATGGGCATGGTATCTAAAGCTCATCGGCGAAGACGAAAGCAGTGCCGACACACATCTAAAAGCCCAACCAAAACCCAAGAACCACCATCGACACCACCACAACAAGAAAGTCGATGAGTCTCCTGAAAAAGGCACCGATGAGAAGACAGGTTCGGAACATGTTACGGCTTGGTCCTGGGTGGGAAATCGGAGTCCGCTTATGGGGAGTCAGGAAGAGACTGAGTGGATTCTTGATAGACTTATGGAGCGACTTCGTGAGTCTTTGTCGTCTGAGGGGAGGAAGCAGGTCACTAGTGATGCCAGGAGAGCTCTTGGTGCAGACCGTCGGCGGTCTTCAGATAATGCCTCGCTGAAGAAACGTCGTGAGGAACATGTCTAG
- a CDS encoding hypothetical protein (BUSCO:39141at5125), whose amino-acid sequence MQACLPIHALGRLGHKRLINYLPKYSQRLYSFQSHERVSVRCGSSGHVNIDLIDIAEQPNSPLFIYLPSSPFNDSRPASIPRFLQGKPLATINYRWNVWPTPIHDTSFAYKWLVENLAPEGIKRRDIYVYGSHLGASLAASLALTESHSHEPFAVRGLVSYNGIYNWTMFFPDHPVNSIGQGDRNPKAYYKPPRGAYIHHLQRILPKLFNSTADTFDVFASPSLFFHNPGINVPMSFHLTEAESLAIEIMTNPEGEVDPLTTAPHKSRMIFPPRDSSLKLPETLLLYDLLPASPRTKKSKFQWGNSLEKQAKELAVMMKSSIHKLEVPERVLWDDDIAIWEEEQARRVIVKRAGTESRTMEMGENGEQLVEEWLTEKTSPKNTQVS is encoded by the exons ATGCAAGCATGTCTTCCTATTCACGCCCTTGGTCGCCTTGGTCATAAACGACTCATCAACTATCTGCCCAAATATTCGCAGAGGCTATATAGTTTTCAGAGTCATGAGCGTGTTAGTGTGCGATGCGGCTCATCTGGCCATGTGAACATCGA CCTCATAGACATTGCCGAACAACCAAACTCTCCCCTCTTTATTTACTTACCCTCCTCTCCTTTTAATGACAGCCGACCTGCTTCCATACCCAGATTCCTTCAAGGCAAGCCGCTTGCTACCATCAACTACCGGTGGAATGTCTGGCCAACGCCTATTCACGACACATCCTTCGCCTACAAGTGGCTAGTGGAAAACCTCGCACCAGAAGGCATCAAAAGACGCGACATCTATGTCTATGGATCTCACCTAGGTGCAAGCCTCGCCGCCTCTCTGGCACTCACGGAATCACACTCCCACGAGCCCTTTGCAGTGCGAGGTCTTGTGTCATACAACGGCATATACAACTGGACCATGTTTTTTCCCGACCATCCAGTGAACAGCATTGGACAAGGTGACAGAAATCCAAAAGCCTACTACAAGCCTCCGCGAGGGGCGTACATACACCACCTCCAACGAATCTTACCGAAACTCTTCAATTCCACGGCAGATACGTTTGACGTGTTTGCCAGCCCGTCCCTCTTCTTCCACAACCCAGGAATAAATGTACCCATGTCTTTCCACCTGACAGAAGCAGAAAGCCTCGCCATCGAAATAATGACCAACCCAGAAGGCGAGGTGGACCCTCTCACGACGGCGCCTCATAAGTCGCGAATGATCTTCCCGCCCCGCGACTCGAGCCTCAAGCTCCCCGAGACATTGCTGCTGTACGACCTACTTCCCGCGTCGCCGCGAACCAAGAAGTCCAAGTTTCAGTGGGGCAACAGCCTCGAGAAGCAGGCAAAGGAGCTGGCAGTGATGATGAAGTCCAGTATCCACAAGCTCGAGGTCCCGGAGAGGGTTTTGTGGGATGATGATATTGCTATTTGGGAGGAAGAGCAAGCTAGAAGGGTCATTGTTAAACGAGCTGGGACAGAGAGTCGGACGATGGAGATGGGAGAGAATGGGGAGCAGCTTGTTGAAGAATGGTTGACGGAGAAAACATCACCAAAGAATACTCAGGTATCTTGA